The following DNA comes from Cucumis sativus cultivar 9930 chromosome 7, Cucumber_9930_V3, whole genome shotgun sequence.
cacgatttcaaaatttagatattaaatatgtttttcaagTATGACTTCTTCCTTAAGCTAAATTGTAAGCATGGAATTTATTAAGCAATGAGATAGGCATGAGTTTCTAGCAAATTTTATAGCATAAATACTCCTTGTTTGCATGTATATGATGTGTTTTAAGCTATCTCGAATATGAAACTTAAGCTCTAAGTATGCAACTAGACTAGGCGACTAAGATAGGGTCATACGATAAAACGAGCTTACGCCTACTTAAGCGTTGCTATGTTTAAAGATATGTCATGTACGTACAcgttttcttctctcttttccaaGTGGAAGCGAAAAGAGAGGCTTCTTGGGTAAGTCAAGATCGAACACAGGGAATCGTTATATTTTAGGCTATAACACGCGGTTTAACTTCATGTGGCGTCTATATAGTATAAACATAATCACATTATTATCTATTCTAAGTATGACTATACTATGTGCGTAGAAAAACAAGATGGAGGTGGAGGTAGTGGTTATGCCTGATATGaactcaactttttttaggCAATGTAGATGAAGAAATGTTTATGTGACTAGATGTAGTGCAAGGTTAATTAGTTGATTGAGATGgtacaaataatttattaacttCCAATTTTGGGTGAGCATCCATTAGGTGCCTCCATCATACTTGTTCGcctttttgaatgaaaatattcAAAGTTACAAGTTGATTTATATCAATTCTATTTGACTGCATTATTTACAACTCGTCCTATATTAAGGCGAGCACCTCTTGAGGCCTTAGGTGCCTTATCGCCACACACACTCgcattttttatatgtatgttAATGTGGAATTCAATCACAAGATTGTACTGTTACATTCTCATCATTGCCTGTTTAGTTAAGTCCATGTCACCACTTTTTCAAGACTGACAACATTCGATGCTTCATTCTTTCTCTCGAACAGAATGAGGTATTGATTTCAGCACTTAACTGAACaagatgaataataaaaacatcCAGATTCTCTATTACTAATTATGCCTTATCTTgcattatataatatttacaaagaaCTAATGTTGTGAAGAGATAAAGAGATGGGATAATGTAAGTAGTaagaattttcatttataaataaaactttaggTCTTTTGGCCATGAGGTTCAAATTACAAATGCAAATTATACTGAGGGGAAGAATGTGGTATGAATTCCTCTCAACTATGTTCTAAGCTCTCACCTAAAACACATAAGGGAAGTAAGGGATGCAGTTGAGCTTGTTCTCTAGATTCTCATACGCTTTGTTATGAAGAGTTAGCCTTGTATTTATAGACAAGGATCAATGAGACTTAACATTGTCCGGACTTCATTAATTCTCTAATAAAGATGTACGACATCATAAACATCCCTTTCGTCATTTTCTAACATTCATGCcaatcatttttatcttttagcaTTGTAGATTGCTTAGCATCATTTTGCTTATCGCCTAGTTGTGTGCGTCTCATCACTTGACGTTTATCGCTTAGCTACTCCTCTTTCTTTCGcctaaaaataattgatttagaCATAAAAACCACGATAAACATGCATAATACTCTTTTGATACTTGTAACGTGTAATCAtcttattttatctattttgctaaatgttttcttccttcttctcgTGTTAAAGCTTCATTACTCTATTTAAAAGGCTTCAATAACTTGCTACAAGTTATCAAATACCCAAGTTCTAAAgcataattttgtaaattcaaGTTCAAAGTATTCTTATTAAGCAAGTAAGCAAAGCATGAGTTATAAGTTGTTTTGAGATTTTGCGTTAAGATTTCATTAAGATATGACATGTTTGTCTTACATCATTAATCTATACCCGAGATACAAGTTTACACTCGATACTGAAGTAACGAGGTGCTTAGGAGAGATGATAGATATTTAGGACCCGCTTTAATATGCAATAGACTTTGGGACACATGCCGTGTTGTTAACCCTTTAGGGTAGTTATTATGCAACGCTAGActtcttatttcttgtttctttaaaGTAGTTGTTTTTGTGTCTAAGATAGGCAAGAAAGCTAAgctaaatttttaaagaaggaaaatgagGCGAGAACTTGATTTGAGGCTTGGAAATTTCTACAAGCGAGTTTCAAGGTTAAGTTAGAGGGACAAAGTAGCTAAAATATTGTGGGCTCTAAGACCATATCAAGTTTTAATCTATTTTCTATATTCGGTGAGAGTAATACAAaggtatatatacatacaaaacTACCTAAACATacaataaaattcaaacaacaaTCTGAATAAcccaaataacaaaattacatgtattatatataaaataaactaacaaaaaccacttaattgaaatgaaactcaaaacttaaTATCTAAACGTAACATTTTAGCATTGGATAGTgacatatttttctatttggtcTATCATACTAATGTGTTTGGTAATAAGGTTAAGGTGATAGCAGGAGCTAAAATAAATACTATCATTGACGTggatgtttgaattttgattacTCTTAAAAacagataaaaaagaaaaaaacaattcacaCCTAAACCGTATAAGCCTTCGTTGCCCTAATTGAAGTTCCATTCCCGTAGTTGGCGACTGTGAGGGCGTGAGCTGCTGCGTCTTGCGAGTGAAATTCAGAGACACTTGGCTCttccaatttcctttcttcaGAAGTCCATTTCATTGAATCGCCATGGCGAGCACCAAAGTTCAGAGGATTATGACCCAACCTATAGTACTTTCTCATCTCAACTTCTTTTGCTTCATTTCAGCCTTGcttttcgtttttttcttACGTGTTTCTCTGAtacatttctctttctctcttttattggATGTTGGTGCACTTCAGAACTTGATTTTCAGGTTCCTTCAAAGTGTAAGTTCCTTTTCATGAtcatttagtttattttccattttgggTATCgacaattttttgttgttttttttttctaaatagtgAAATTGGTGTGTTCTTTCTCTGATGCTTCTTACTTATGTCTTCACGTTGGAAATTTGTACAGAAAGCTCGAATTCAAATATGGCTTTTTGAGCAAAAAGACCTGAGGATTGAAGGCCGAATCATTGTAAGTTCTTTGGACTTGTGGGCTTTTGCTTTAAGAAACCATCGCGCCAGTAGTTAGTTTATCTATTCTTAATGTACATTTGGATGTTTAAAAAGCTTACTAGGATTTTAAGTTTCCTAATATTGATTCTTCATCTGGggttttaagttattttttcgAACTGAGGTACATAGTTATGCTTTTACTTTTATCACACTCAAAGAGATCATTCCAACATCGATACAAAAGGAAGATAGTTTAGTCCTGTTTggtaatcatttgattttttgttttttggtttttgaaaatttaacttATAAACCCCACTTTGGTCGTTGGCAAATTCTGGGGCTTTCTCTGCTCATTTGACCTTCCACGAACCTACCAGTTACCCGAACTAGTCATAAGCTCAAAACCCTGCAGATGAAGTTGATATGATTATATGGAAGTTTTATATTCCAAAGAAGATAAAAGTCTTCCGCTGGATTCTCACGcataataatgtaaatactTACGGAATCTTAGAAAGCATTGCTTGTCTCCATCGGTGTGCTTGCTCTGCCTAAAAGGATAGGGATCCAGTAACCACTTATTCCCATTTTTAGCTTCGGTAGAAGGGGTTGGTAGCAacttcttaaactttttgtctaaaactttttcttcttgaggAGATAGGTAGTTGGTTTTTAGAAGCTCTTTAAGGGTGGTCCTTTGAATGTAAAGCTGAAATCCTATGGGGTTGTGTAACTCAGGTTCTTTTATGAGAGCTGTGGAAAGAACTATTTGAACAACCTATGAAGATAAGTCCTGCTCCTTTGTTGATTTTTGTAACCTtgtacaaattatttttttttgaaaaggagacagcctctttattaatataataataatgagactaattaattttttttatggactCTTAGATACGAGGATCCTTGAAGATAtgactttatttatttctttttttgtgattAATACATCATTCTGTATCTTATAGAAAAAGCCAAGAATATGAGAACACATAAATATCTTCTTCCCTTAGTTGTGATTTGGTTTGGTTACACCGCCTGCCCAAGATCAACTTGCATTGCAGAAAAagacaatcaatttttttgtttccttaatATAGTTGTCCACCATCTAGGTTGGTGGCTATCATTTTTGAAGCCATGGATTCTCAAGCcatttttgaagaaatatttGGCTCATGAACGTTAGTAGTAGTTGTACTGCAAGGGATAAAGGATTTGTGTGTCTAGGATCCCGACCTTGTGGACGGTGTCTCCTATAACACGTTTTACATTTGTTGCATCCCCCGCCGTTTAGTGAGTTTATGTTCTTTGACATctgaaaatttaagattcataAAAAAGTAAGGTTCTTTATTTGGCAAGTTTTATATAAATGTGTGAACACATTGGACTGACACTTGAGGGGGATTCCTTTGCTAGTGGGCcattttgctatattcttTGTTGGATGGCAGAGGAGGATTTGAATTACATTCTTTGGAGGTGTGAGTTTTTGTTTGCGTTTGGGACGTTTTTCTAGACTTTTGTTTTGATGCTTGCCTGTCCTAGGGGCACTAGAGATATGATCAGGGAGTTCTTCCACTAATTCAATGCCTCAAGATCTCTTCCATTATTCCACGACTCTTTGGTGTTCCTTTCCTCATAGTCTTAGGTAAAATCTCTTTTAATATTGACATCATCTACAGTAccaaaacattattattaccGTTAATATTTTGGTAAGAAATTGTGTCATggagagaaatgaaagaatgtaCAAGGACacacataaaaacaaaaacctaaCAAAAAAGGGGCGCTAATTGAAAAGAACAAGATTGAA
Coding sequences within:
- the LOC101221293 gene encoding small nuclear ribonucleoprotein E, which codes for MASTKVQRIMTQPINLIFRFLQSKARIQIWLFEQKDLRIEGRIIGFDEYMNLVLDDAEEVNVKKKSRKTLGRILLKGDNITLMMNSGK